In a single window of the Alosa sapidissima isolate fAloSap1 chromosome 18, fAloSap1.pri, whole genome shotgun sequence genome:
- the LOC121689609 gene encoding apelin receptor B-like, producing MANTTEDYVYDYDEPNSTMCDYEEWEPSYSLIPMLYMIIFMLGLSGNGVVIFTVWRAQSKRRAADIYIGNLAIADLTFVVTLPLWAVYTALGYHWPFGEALCKLSSYVVLLNMYASVFCLTCLSFDRYLAIVHSLTSSQLRTRGHMHASLVAIWLLSGLLAAPTLVFRTTRQEGNITTCIMDFSLVAGTDERAKELWIVGLGLSSSVLGFLLPLLAMMVCYGFIGCTVTRHFNSLRKEDKRKRRLLKIITMLVWVFAACWTPFHVVKGMDSLSYLGLAPSSCTFLSFLLLAHPYSTCLAYVNSCLNPFLYAFFDQRFRSQCLFLLNLKKALHSSPASSLSSHKTEQQSLATKV from the coding sequence ATGGCTAACACCACTGAAGACTATGTGTATGATTATGATGAGCCGAACAGCACCATGTGTGACTATGAAGAGTGGGAACCGTCCTACTCTCTCATCCCCATGCtctacatgatcatcttcatgCTGGGCCTCTCGGGCAACGGCGTGGTCATCTTCACCGTGTGGCGGGCCCAGTCCAAGCGCCGCGCTGCGGACATCTACATCGGCAACCTGGCCATCGCCGACCTCACCTTCGTGGTGACCCTTCCGCTGTGGGCGGTCTACACGGCGCTGGGCTACCACTGGCCGTTCGGCGAGGCGCTGTGCAAGCTGAGCAGCTACGTGGTGCTGCTCAACATGTACGCCAGCGTCTTCTGCCTGACGTGCCTGAGCTTCGACCGCTACCTGGCCATCGTGCACTCGCTGACCAGCTCGCAGCTGCGCACGCGCGGCCACATGCACGCTTCGCTGGTGGCCATCTGGCTGCTGTCCGGCTTGCTGGCCGCCCCGACACTGGTCTTCCGCACCACGCGCCAGGAGGGCAACATCACCACCTGCATCATGGACTTCAGCCTGGTGGCCGGCACGGACGAGCGGGCGAAGGAGCTGTGGATCGTCGGCCTGGGCCTCTCGTCGTCCGTGCTGGGCttcctgctgccgctgctggccATGATGGTCTGCTACGGCTTCATCGGCTGCACGGTGACGCGCCACTTCAACAGCCTGCGCAAGGAGGACAAGCGCAAGCGCCGACTGCTCAAGATCATCACCATGCTGGTGTGGGTCTTCGCCGCCTGCTGGACGCCCTTCCACGTGGTCAAGGGAATGGACTCGCTCTCCTACCTGGGCCTGGCGCCCTCCTCCTGCACCTTCCTCAGCTTCCTGCTCCTGGCGCACCCCTACTCCACCTGTCTGGCCTACGTCAACAGCTGCCTCAACCCTTTCCTCTACGCCTTCTTTGACCAGCGCTTCCGCTCGCAGTGCCTGTTCCTGCTCAACCTGAAGAAGGCCCTACACTCCAGTCCGGCCAGTTCCCTCTCGTCACACAAGACCGAGCAGCAGTCGCTGGCCACcaaagtgtga